In Apium graveolens cultivar Ventura unplaced genomic scaffold, ASM990537v1 ctg1398, whole genome shotgun sequence, a single genomic region encodes these proteins:
- the LOC141699836 gene encoding uncharacterized protein LOC141699836, producing the protein MDSESNVWIGLPRYSTKYGQGVTNILDNAFPVCARGKEMKCPCKNCIDRKWHTREVINDHLIYSGPSLAHVKWIYETSQMKPKVSTNFMDYETGMEFGNNLEEMFKCMGKNESAFGELLKLMKEVFPEAHLPLSFNAAKNVIKDLGLHYEKIHACPNSCMLYWAENKDKDECHTCGVSRWVVKEKKGSGVNNEPEKLIHKVPTNVMRYFPLKPRLQRMLLCKEFSKIMTWHAVGRKNDGKLRHPTDGEAWKMMDAQYPDFSSEHRNVNLGVASDGFFLRKMCYMNHMKFLEPTHKWRLDKNNFNGDIKMGLIPPVVSGTDIEELLQGGKSKDHLEARFDLQEQNIRKPLHPVLSADGKSYEIRPAIFDMNKKEKEIFCSVLKNAKLPYDCASNISQYVSIIEKKVVGYKSHDAHFMLHYLLQFALRRILKPEVALPLIKLGTFLRGLWSKVIDLNDFKKLQKDIFDILCRFEIIFIQSLFEIMVHLLVHLCREVEYGGPVQLRSMFPIERFLGNLKSYVRNRRKPEGSIAEGYLAEECVTFCSRFLTGEGEIEDTMSHSARNTSLEEHRVSLDGEATSKRLKRERTHTSDFWIWLKEQVLSKDSISRDLEVLALGPTRAARQFTGYVVNGYRFHTKSRDSRCITQNSGVFVTAETTSFASSKDKNPVIGNVNYYGSVEEIFELDYWGVFNVVLFKCCWYQEEKDEYGLTKKLPRDVCDAENENATEEEIRTTTLDDIDIDPETEFEVSDESCFRDDVPQIQIPFMSP; encoded by the exons ATGGACTCTGAGAGTAACGTTTGGATAGGACTACCAAGATATAGCACAAAATACGGACAAGGGGTGACAAATATTTTAGATAATGCCTTCCCAGTTTGTGCGAGGGGCAAAGAAATGAAGTGCCCTTGCAAAAACTGTATTGATCGTAAATGGCATACAAGAGAGGTCATCAATGACCATCTTATTTATAGTGGTCCTTCCCTAGCACATGTCaaatggatttatgaaacttcACAAATGAAGCCAAAGGTTAGTACTAACTTCATGGATTACGAAACAGGGATGGAATTTGGGAATAACTTAGAAGAGATGTTCAAGTGTATGGGTAAAAA TGAGTCCGCATTTGGGGAGTTGCTTAAGCTAATGAAAGAAGTGTTTCCTGAAGCCCACCTGCCTTTGTCCTTCAATGCTGCAAAGAATGTCATTAAGGATTTAGGTCTTCATTATGAGAAAATACATGCATGCCCAAATAGCTGCATGTTATATTGggcagaaaataaagataaagATGAATGTCATACTTGTGGAGTTTCAAGGTGGGTTGTAAAAGAGAAAAAAGGCAGTGGTGTTAATAACGAGCCGGAGAAGTTGATTCACAAAGTGCCGACAAATGTAATGAGGTATTTTCCACTAAAGCCAAGGCTGCAAAGAATGTTATTGTGCAAAGAGTTTTCCAAGATTATGACATGGCATGCAGTGGGACGTAAAAATGATGGGAAACTAAGACACCCAACTGATGGCGAGGCTTGGAAAATGATGGATGCTCAATATCCTGATTTTTCCTCGGAACATAGAAATGTGAACTTAGGTGTAGCATCAGACGGATTCTTCCT CAGAAAGATGTGCTACATGAACCATATGAAGTTTCTTGAGCCTACACATAAATGGAGGCTGGATAAAAACAACTTTAATGGTGATATTAAAATGGGACTGATTCCACCAGTTGTATCAGGAACTGATATTGAAGAGTTGTTACAGGG TGGCAAGTCAAAGGATCATTTAGAAGCGCGTTTCGATTTACAAGAACAGAATATAAGAAAGCCCCTTCATCCTGTTTTATCTGCTGATGGAAAGTCATATGAAATTAGACCTGCAATATTCGATATGAACAAAAAAGAGAAAGAAATCTTTTGCTCCGTATTGAAGAATGCAAAACTGCCATACGATTGTGCTTCGAATATTAGTCAGTATGTAAGCATAATTGAGAAAAAGGTGGTTGGGTACAAGAGCCATGATGCTCATTTCATGCTTCATTATTTGTTACAATTTGCCCTGAGAAGAATATTAAAGCCGGAGGTTGCATTACCGTTGATCAAACTGGGCACATTTCTCAGAGGTTTATGGAGCAAAGTGATCGATTTAAATGACTTCAAGAAGCTGCAAAAAGATatttttgacatactttgtcgaTTTGAGATAATTTTTATACAATCATTATTTGAGATAATGGTCCACCTTCTTGTTCACTTGTGCCGGGAAGTCGAATATGGAGGACCAGTGCAACTTAGGTCCATGTTTCCTATTGAGCGGTTCCTTGGAAATTTAAAATCTTATGTTCGGAATAGAAGGAAACCGGAAGGTTCAATTGCAGAAGGTTATTTGGCAGAAGAATGTGTCACATTCTGTTCAAGATTTTTGACTGGTGAAGGAGAAATAGAAGATACCATGTCTCATTCTGCAAGAAATACAAGTTTGGA GGAGCATCGAGTTTCATTGGATGGTGAGGCAACTTCGAAAAGATTGAAAAGGGAAAGAACGCACACTTCAGATTTTTGGATATGGTTAAAAGAACAGGTTTTGAGTAAGGACTCGATTTCTAGAGATTTAGAGGTTCTCGCATTGGGTCCTACTAGAGCAGCGAGACAGTTTACCGGCTACGTAGTAAACGGATATAGATTCCATACCAAGTCCAGAGATTCACGGTGTATCACACAAAATAGTGGTGTTTTTGTAACTGCAGAGACCACTAGTTTTGCTAGTTCGAAAGACAAAAATCCAGTAATTGGGAATGTTAACTACTATGGATCAGTCGAGGAAATTTTTGAACTAGATTATTGGGGGGTTTTTAACGTGGTCCTTTTTAAATGCTGTTGGTACCAAGAGGAGAAGGATGAATATGGTCTTACTAAA AAGTTGCCGAGGGACGTGTGTGATGCTGAGAATGAGAATGCAACTGAAGAAGAGATCAGAACCACTACTTTAGATGATATCGATATTGATCCTGAAACAGAATTTGAAGTTAGCGACGAGAGTTGCTTCAGAGATGATGTCCCCCAAATACAAATTCCATTTATGTCTCCCTAG